One region of Marivirga arenosa genomic DNA includes:
- a CDS encoding aminotransferase class V-fold PLP-dependent enzyme, with protein sequence MFELYFTPGPTALYFTAEEHIKKAIKTGVCSTSHRGQWFKDIYKECQQNLRELMDIPDDYHILITSSANEAWERIIENCVEEESYHISMGAFSQRFAKISTQLGRKAHELIVEEGTVPAFDAIDVPDSAEIITICLNESSTGASFPLETINALREKYPDKLIAIDGVSGVPVIPINFKNIDTLYFSVQKAFGLPAGLGIWIVNNRCLEKANNMVEKGNVIGSYHRLPDMVEKAKVYQTAETPNILGIYTLSKVAKDMLEKGILPIRREIDYKSAILNQVIESHPQMHPFVENDLHRSKTVKVVKTDFESKQLIEYLKNKKMHIGTGYGPYKNEQVRIANFPTHSKEQMEMLVDLIEAFRL encoded by the coding sequence ATGTTTGAATTATATTTTACCCCAGGCCCTACTGCATTATACTTTACAGCTGAAGAGCATATCAAAAAAGCCATAAAAACTGGAGTATGCAGTACCTCGCATAGAGGACAATGGTTTAAAGATATTTATAAAGAATGTCAACAAAACTTAAGAGAGTTAATGGACATTCCTGACGACTATCATATCCTGATTACTTCTTCCGCAAATGAAGCTTGGGAGCGCATAATTGAAAATTGTGTGGAAGAAGAAAGTTACCACATTAGTATGGGAGCTTTCTCACAGCGATTTGCTAAAATATCAACTCAATTGGGAAGGAAAGCTCATGAGCTTATTGTTGAAGAAGGTACAGTTCCAGCATTTGATGCAATTGATGTTCCTGATTCAGCAGAAATTATAACAATTTGCCTAAATGAATCTTCAACGGGAGCTAGTTTTCCTTTAGAAACCATAAATGCATTAAGAGAAAAATATCCTGATAAATTAATTGCCATTGATGGTGTATCTGGAGTTCCAGTTATTCCAATCAATTTTAAAAATATTGATACATTATACTTTTCTGTACAAAAAGCTTTCGGTTTGCCTGCAGGATTAGGGATTTGGATTGTAAATAATAGATGTCTTGAAAAGGCTAACAATATGGTTGAGAAAGGCAATGTTATCGGATCGTATCATAGGTTACCCGATATGGTTGAGAAAGCAAAAGTATATCAAACTGCAGAAACTCCTAATATATTAGGCATTTATACCTTATCAAAAGTGGCAAAAGATATGCTTGAGAAAGGGATTTTACCAATAAGAAGAGAAATAGATTATAAATCAGCTATTCTCAATCAAGTAATAGAATCACACCCACAAATGCATCCTTTTGTTGAAAATGATCTTCATAGGTCTAAAACTGTAAAAGTGGTGAAAACTGATTTTGAAAGTAAACAGCTTATAGAGTATTTGAAAAATAAAAAAATGCATATCGGAACAGGTTATGGTCCTTATAAAAATGAACAAGTAAGAATTGCTAACTTTCCAACACATTCGAAAGAACAGATGGAAATGTTGGTAGACTTGATTGAAGCTTTCAGGCTATAA
- the sppA gene encoding signal peptide peptidase SppA, producing the protein MKSFFKIFFASLLALAVFFFGFFFLFAGIASQDNEIKVSENSFLELNLNRPIVEMTSDDPFAELSQTLANEPSPISLQDILESIEHAKTDDKIKGIYLDAPSVMAGFAQVEEIRNALIDFKESGKPILAYSEVFSETGYYVASVADDIILNPAGMLEMNGLVSEVTFFKGTFEKLNIEPQIFRVGTFKSAVEPFIRKDMSEASKKQISELLNSVYGVFIKNIAEARGIDATELRAISDEYKVRTTEDALNYKLVTKLGYYDEVLDRMREIAGLEESASIPVISAKKYSKSFVADKYNSNRIAVIVAEGNIVSGKGGEGSIGSDVIAKEIRKARLDDKIKAIVLRINSPGGSALASDVMWREVKMAKKVKPIIASMSSVAASGGYYMAMACDTIVAQPNTITGSIGIFSIIPDLSKFMDTKLGITFDRVSTGQYSDLYTISRSLNDAEKQIIQNMVERGYEDFTSKAAEGRNMEIDDLLAVASGRVWSGIEAKDNGLVDVLGGFDEAVNIAAQSAGLEEGDYMKVYYPEKKPFFQQLLEEMGTSAKLLHKKYTYGEMAQYIDELEYVMENKGLQTRMPFDLEIK; encoded by the coding sequence ATGAAAAGTTTCTTTAAAATTTTCTTTGCTAGCCTATTAGCACTTGCAGTATTCTTTTTTGGCTTTTTCTTTTTGTTTGCAGGAATAGCCTCTCAAGACAATGAAATAAAGGTATCTGAGAATTCATTCCTAGAATTGAATCTGAATAGACCAATAGTTGAAATGACTTCTGATGACCCATTTGCTGAATTAAGTCAAACCCTAGCAAATGAACCATCTCCTATTAGTTTGCAAGATATTTTGGAATCAATAGAACATGCTAAAACCGATGATAAAATAAAAGGAATCTATTTAGATGCTCCTTCTGTAATGGCGGGTTTTGCACAGGTAGAAGAAATCAGAAATGCTTTGATTGACTTTAAAGAATCAGGCAAACCTATTTTGGCTTATTCGGAAGTATTCTCTGAAACAGGTTATTATGTGGCATCTGTAGCGGATGATATTATTTTGAATCCTGCAGGTATGTTGGAAATGAATGGATTAGTTTCTGAAGTAACTTTCTTTAAAGGTACTTTTGAAAAACTAAACATTGAGCCTCAAATCTTCAGAGTAGGAACATTTAAAAGTGCGGTTGAACCTTTCATAAGAAAGGATATGAGTGAGGCTAGTAAAAAGCAGATCAGTGAATTATTAAATTCTGTTTACGGTGTATTCATTAAAAATATTGCTGAGGCTAGAGGTATTGATGCCACTGAATTAAGAGCGATTTCTGATGAATACAAAGTAAGAACCACTGAGGACGCTTTAAATTATAAGTTAGTAACAAAATTAGGTTACTATGACGAAGTTTTAGACAGAATGAGAGAAATAGCAGGATTAGAAGAGAGTGCTAGTATTCCAGTTATCTCAGCGAAAAAATACAGTAAATCATTTGTGGCTGATAAATATAACTCCAACAGAATAGCAGTAATTGTAGCAGAAGGTAATATAGTTTCAGGTAAAGGCGGAGAAGGATCTATTGGTTCTGACGTAATTGCTAAAGAAATTAGAAAGGCGAGATTAGATGATAAAATTAAAGCAATCGTATTAAGAATTAATAGCCCAGGTGGTAGCGCTTTAGCATCTGATGTAATGTGGAGAGAAGTAAAAATGGCTAAGAAAGTTAAGCCTATTATTGCTTCAATGTCAAGTGTGGCGGCTTCAGGAGGATATTATATGGCAATGGCTTGTGATACCATAGTGGCTCAACCCAATACTATTACCGGTTCTATAGGTATATTTTCAATTATACCTGACTTATCTAAATTTATGGATACCAAATTAGGAATCACCTTTGACAGAGTAAGTACTGGGCAATATTCAGATTTATATACAATTAGTAGAAGCTTGAATGATGCAGAAAAGCAAATCATTCAAAACATGGTGGAAAGAGGTTATGAAGATTTTACATCAAAAGCAGCTGAAGGAAGAAATATGGAAATTGATGACCTTTTGGCTGTTGCTTCAGGACGTGTTTGGTCAGGTATTGAAGCAAAGGACAACGGTTTGGTAGACGTTTTAGGCGGCTTTGATGAAGCCGTAAATATTGCTGCTCAATCTGCTGGTTTAGAAGAAGGGGATTATATGAAAGTTTATTACCCAGAGAAAAAACCATTTTTCCAGCAACTTTTAGAAGAAATGGGAACTTCAGCAAAGTTACTCCATAAAAAATACACCTATGGTGAAATGGCACAATATATTGATGAATTAGAATATGTGATGGAAAATAAAGGATTGCAAACAAGAATGCCGTTTGATTTGGAAATCAAATAA
- the folK gene encoding 2-amino-4-hydroxy-6-hydroxymethyldihydropteridine diphosphokinase codes for MEGIYLLLGSNLGDRPKVLSNAVELLEKNGVKVTKKSSIYETAAWGKTDQQAFLNQVIQIATDLEPKILLRLILRLEIELGRVRKEKWGERLIDIDILYYNDLILEESEIKIPHPGIPDRKFTLIPLYEICPQEIHPTLKKSQTKLMRDCKDDLEVSLYKD; via the coding sequence ATGGAAGGGATATACTTATTACTTGGAAGCAATCTTGGGGATAGACCAAAAGTTTTGTCTAATGCAGTAGAATTATTAGAGAAAAATGGTGTAAAGGTTACTAAAAAGTCTTCTATTTATGAAACAGCAGCATGGGGTAAAACCGATCAGCAAGCTTTTCTAAATCAAGTCATTCAAATAGCAACAGATCTAGAACCCAAAATCCTTCTTAGATTAATTCTTAGGCTAGAGATTGAATTAGGGAGAGTTAGAAAAGAAAAATGGGGAGAAAGACTTATTGATATTGATATACTGTATTACAATGATTTGATTCTAGAGGAATCTGAAATTAAAATCCCTCATCCAGGAATACCAGACAGAAAATTCACCTTAATACCTTTATATGAAATCTGTCCACAAGAAATACATCCTACTCTAAAGAAATCTCAAACTAAACTAATGCGAGATTGTAAAGATGATTTGGAAGTATCCTTATATAAGGATTAA